AGGTTCTGGTTTTTCTTCGCTTTCGGCTGCCTGCTACTTGGCAAAAGAGGGAAATGATGTTTCCATTTACGAGAAAAATGATATCATTGGCGGAAGGGCGGCCCAATTTATAAAAGATGGATTCACTTTTGATATGGGCCCGAGCTGGTATTGGATGCCCGACATTTTTGAAAAGTTTTTCAATGATTTTGAAAAAACAACGGCCGATTATTACTCGTTGGACAAATTAAATCCGGCATACAAAATTTTTTTTTCCGATGATATAATTACCATTGGTGATTGCATGGATAAAATTTGCGAGGAGTTTGAGAGACTTGAAAAGGGCAGTTCCAAAAAACTGAGAAAATTTATAGCGCTTGCCCAGGAGAATTATGAAATTGCCATCAATAAAATAGTTTTGAGACCTGGTCTGTCTCCTTTGGAATTGGTCACCAAAGAAACGATTTTCAAGGTGGACCAATTTTTTAAGACCATAAGTTCTGAGGTAAGAAAAAGGTTCAAAAACCCCAAATTGATTGCAACTTTAGAATTTCCCGTCCTTTTTCTCGGTGCAAAACCTAGTGACACGCCAGCCTTTTACAGCTTTATGAACTTTGCCGATTTTGGTCTGGGAACATGGCATCCGCAAGGGGGTATGTATGAAATTATCAAAGGCATGGGCAGTCTTGCCAAAGAACTTGGTGTAAAAATATATACAAGTTCATCTGTAGAGAAAATATTGGTTTCAAATAACCAATGTGATGGGGTTGTTTGTAATGGCAGTACAATTTTGGCCGATATCGTGGTAACGGGTGCGGACTATCATCATTCTGAAAGCCTACTGGATAAAGAATATAGGCAGTATAGCGAAACGTATTGGAACAAGAAGACATTCGCCCCGTCTTCCTTATTGTTCTATATCGCCTTTAATGGTAAACTAAAAAATGTGGAGCACCATAATTTATTTTTTGACACGGATTTTGAACAGCACGCGCAGGAAATCTATGATGCGCCAAAATGGCCTTCCAGTCCGCTTTTCTATGCCAACTTTCCTTCCAAAACCGATGAAAGTATGGCGCCCAATGGCTGTGAAACTGGATTTTTTCTGGTTCCCATTGCCCCTGGACTTGAAGACACCCAAGAACTACGGGAGCAATATTTTGATTTAATCATGGAAAGATTTGAGAAAAAAACAGACCAGACCGTTCAGGATAAAATCCTTTTTCGAGAAACTTTCTGTGTAAAGGATTTTGTTGAAAGATACAATTCTTATAAAGGGAATGCCTATGGAATGGCCAATACACTATCGCAGACGGCTTTTTTAAGACCAAAATTAAAAAGTAATAAAGTCAAAAACCTATATTTTACGGGTCAACTTACCGTCCCTGGACCTGGTGTTCCGCCATCCCTTATTTCCGGTAAACTAGTATCCGAGCTTTTGACAAAAAATAACTAACTTATCACAATGAAAATAACTTTTGACAAGGTATCCTATCAGTGTAGCAAAATAGTTACCGAAAATTACAGTACTTCTTTTGCCTTGGCAACAAAAATGCTTCATACCTCCATTAGGGGAGATATCTACAATATCTATGGCTTTGTTAGGTTTGCGGATGAAATTGTGGACACCTTCCATGATTATGATAAAAAGACGCTTTTTGAGAAATTTGAGGAAGAACTTGCGGATGCTATCGAGAATAAAATAAGTCTTAATCCTATTTTAAACTCCTTTCAACATACTTTTCATAAGTATAATATTCCAATGCATTTGGTAGATTCCTTTATGAGTAGTATGAGGGCCGATTTAACAAAGAAGGTGTACGAAACGGATGCCGAATACAAGGAGTATATTTATGGTTCTGCTGATGTAGTTGGATTAATGTGCCTTAAGGTTTTTGTTAAAGGATGCGAAGATTCCTATGAAAACTTAAAAGATTCTGCCATGGCCTTGGGCTCAGCCTTTCAAAAGGTTAATTTTCTGAGGGACGTGAAGGCGGATTTTGAGGAGTTGAACAGGTCCTATTTCCCCAATGCCGATTTGGCCGCTCTGGACGAAACCGCAAAAAAGGAAATCGTCGATGAAATAAAAAGAGATTTCCATCAAGGCTATCAAGGTATTGTAAAGCTGCCCATAGAAGCAAAATTCGGCGTTTACACGGCGTATAGATACTACACTAAACTGCTAAAAAAACTACAGGACACTCCTTCCATAGAAATAAAAAGCACCCGCATACGCGTTCCCGATTATGAGAAATTCGGCCTACTGGCAAGATCTTATGTGAAATATAAAATGAATTTGGTTTAATGAAGACTTTACTTTGGATTCTTATTTTTTTTGGAA
This window of the Maribacter cobaltidurans genome carries:
- a CDS encoding phytoene desaturase family protein, with amino-acid sequence MGNKIVIIGSGFSSLSAACYLAKEGNDVSIYEKNDIIGGRAAQFIKDGFTFDMGPSWYWMPDIFEKFFNDFEKTTADYYSLDKLNPAYKIFFSDDIITIGDCMDKICEEFERLEKGSSKKLRKFIALAQENYEIAINKIVLRPGLSPLELVTKETIFKVDQFFKTISSEVRKRFKNPKLIATLEFPVLFLGAKPSDTPAFYSFMNFADFGLGTWHPQGGMYEIIKGMGSLAKELGVKIYTSSSVEKILVSNNQCDGVVCNGSTILADIVVTGADYHHSESLLDKEYRQYSETYWNKKTFAPSSLLFYIAFNGKLKNVEHHNLFFDTDFEQHAQEIYDAPKWPSSPLFYANFPSKTDESMAPNGCETGFFLVPIAPGLEDTQELREQYFDLIMERFEKKTDQTVQDKILFRETFCVKDFVERYNSYKGNAYGMANTLSQTAFLRPKLKSNKVKNLYFTGQLTVPGPGVPPSLISGKLVSELLTKNN
- a CDS encoding phytoene/squalene synthase family protein codes for the protein MKITFDKVSYQCSKIVTENYSTSFALATKMLHTSIRGDIYNIYGFVRFADEIVDTFHDYDKKTLFEKFEEELADAIENKISLNPILNSFQHTFHKYNIPMHLVDSFMSSMRADLTKKVYETDAEYKEYIYGSADVVGLMCLKVFVKGCEDSYENLKDSAMALGSAFQKVNFLRDVKADFEELNRSYFPNADLAALDETAKKEIVDEIKRDFHQGYQGIVKLPIEAKFGVYTAYRYYTKLLKKLQDTPSIEIKSTRIRVPDYEKFGLLARSYVKYKMNLV